Within the Solidesulfovibrio fructosivorans JJ] genome, the region ATGGAAAAAAGTCTTGCCAACATGCGCGCCATGATCACGGCCAGCCGCGAAATCCAGCCAAACATTCCCTGGATAGTTGCTCGTAACTCCTTGAAAAACGCCACCCCATACGCCGAACAGGCTGTGCGCCGGGCTCAGGAAACACTGATCGCCTCGGGTACGGTTCGGCCCGGGCCCGATACCGATGTGCTGCGCGATCATCCTGGGTGGGTGGGGGTGGCCGACTTCGGCCCCGATGCCAGAAAACGCTGCGGCGAGCTCTGGTTTGCGCCGGTTGACGCCTTGCTCTCCGAGAATGTCACTCACATGAAGCGGCACGCGCCATGACTGAACGCCTGCGCGATTACATGGACGCCTCCGGTCCGGGAGCCCTTGGCGCCTACCTGCGCACCAGGGCCAGAAATCCCTGGCGCTATGTCCTGGAACAGTTCCCCCAATGGTTGACCGGTTTTTTACCGGGACTGCCCGGCATAGCCGTGCGCCATGTGCTCTATCAGTCGCTTTTCGCCGCTGGCTCCGGTGCGCCAGTCATTGAAGCCGGGGCGGAATTTTTTCATATGGACGCCATTGTCCTTGGCCCTTCGGTGTACATCGACCGCGGGGCGCGACTGCACGCCTCGGCCGCCGTCATCACCATCGCAGGCGGCTGCCGAATCATGCGTGGCGCCTACGTGTGCTCTTACGTCTCCAATGCCGTGCCCGACGAAGGCATCACTCTTGGACCTCGCTGCTGGGTGGGAATCAACGCCGTCCTGGCCTCGGGACGCGGCGGCCTCACGCTTGGCGAAAATGTGCTTGTCGGCCCAGGCGCGATTCTTGTTACAGGCGACCACGATTTTCGCAGGCATGATCTGGCTACTTTGGACCAGGAATATGCCGGCCGGCCCATCACGGTTGGCGACAATGTCTGGATTGGCGCCGGGGCCACGGTTCTTGGCGGTGTGAGCATCGGCGACCGGGCGGTGGTCGCCGCCGGTGCCGTGGTCAACCGCGACGTCGCTCCGGGGGCGGTTGTCGGCGGCGTACCGGCCAGGCCGCTGTCGTGACGGCCTGTCACAACCCTTGCCATAACGCGCAATGACGACCAGACTCCGAAACGACGTTCGGCGACCGGGTAAAAATGGAATACACCACATGAAAGTACTGCTGCTCAACGTTCCTGATGCCCACGTGGGCAAAACCACCGACGATTGGGATCTGGAGGCCACGGATATCGGCGTGTTCCCTCCTATGGGTATTTTATACCTGGCCGGCGTGCTGCGGGCCGGCGGCCGGCACGATATCGGCCTCGTGGACTGTATTCTCGACCGCCTCACTCCTGACGCGGCGGCCAGGCGCGCCGCGGATTTCGATCCGGACGTGGTGGGACTGACCGTCTACACGCCGACTCTTTATGACGCGCTCATTCTCACCCGGCGTCTCCGCGAACTTGCGCCCCGGGCGAAAATCGTCTGGGGCGGTCCCCATACCTCCCTTTTCCCCGACGAATCCATGGCCCAGCCTGAGGTCGACTTTCTCGTGACCGGCGAGGCGGAGGAATCGTTTCCGGCCTTTCTCGACGCCCTGGAAGAAGGTCGCTCCTTCGAGGATATTCCCGGAATATACTGGCGCGAGGCCGGGGCGGTCCGCCGCTCGGGCGACCCGGGCTACGTGAAGGACATCGAATCCATTCCGTTTCCGGCCTACGACCTCCTGCCCTACAAACGCTATTTCAGCGCCATCGGCACCGGGCTTCCCGTGGGCACCATCTGCTCCTCGCGGGGCTGTCCGTTCCACTGCACGTTTTGCTGCAAGCCCTACTCCACCTACCGCTCACGCTCGGTGGACAACATCCTCGACGAGATGGCGGTCTATTACGAGCGGGGCATCCGGGAGTTCTTCTTTTTTGACGATCTGTTCAACGCCTCGGCCAAACGTGTGGCCGCTATTTCCCAGGGTATTCTCGACCGAGGTTTCCGGGTCGTCTGGGCATTTCGCGGGCGGGTGGACGCCGTCACCGAAGACATGCTGCGGTTGGCCAAAAAATCCGGCTGCCGGCAGGCTCTTTTCGGCGTTGAGGACGCCACCGACGAGGGGCTCAAGCGCATCAACAAAAAAATTACCGTGGAGCAAGTGCGACGGGCCATAAAGCTCTGCCGCAAGGTCGGCATCCTCACCAGCACCAACTGGATTATTGGCTTTCCCCACCACAAGACCCAGGAAGACATTCTGCACCTGATTGACACGGCTGTGTCCATCGACTCGGATTTCGCGCAGTTTAACATCATGATCGCTTACTACGGCACGGCCATCTTTCAGGAGGGCGTGGATAAGGGGCTTTTCCCGGCTGATATCTGGCGGGCCCATGCCGCCAATCCAGTGCCGAATTTCGTCGAGCCGATTTGGGAGGAACATCTTTCCCGGGCTGAACTGTCGAAACTCCTCAAGCTGTGCTACCGTCGTTTCTACTTTCGACCGCTGCCCATCCTGCGCAAGTTCCTGCGGGTCCGCCGGGCGAGTGAACTGGCCCTTTTCGCCAAGGGTGCGCTAACGCTGCTTGGCATCAAGGGCTACCATCGTAAGCGTCACAAGGAAGGAGAAAGCCAATTTGCCGAACCGGCCAAGCCGCAGGAGCAATGATCGATCCGGAGGCCGAGTGGACGTCCATGTTGAGCATACTACTGGCATCCGCTGGCGCTGTCCAACCTGTGCCCGCGAGCTGACTTGTCGGGATTATGCCGGGCCCTGGGGGGGGGCGTCACCTCGATCCCGTGAGTGAGAAGTGCCTTTAGCCCGCCCGGCCTTGTCTTCGGCCAATCGGCTAGGTATTGACGATTTCTCTTTTTCATGTCGGGAATCTCTGACCAAGGCCAAGAGCATGTGCGGCATCTGCGGGGTCTTCGCCCCGGACCGGATCGGACCGGAACATCGGCGGCTCATTGAGACCCAAAATGACATCATGCGCCATCGCGGCCCGGACGCGACCGGCATTTTCGCCGACGCCCATTGTGCGCTCGGCCACCGACGGTTAGCCATTATCGATCTGTCCGCCGATGGGCGTCAGCCATTCGCCTCGCCGGATGGCCGCTATCAGATGGTTTTTAATGGTGAGATATTCAATTATATCGAGCTGCGTGACGAACTGGCCAACAGGGGCCGTGTCTTCACCACCAAGACCGATACCGAAGTGCTGCTGGCTGCTTACGAGACCTGGGGGCCGCAGTGCCTATCCCGGCTCAACGGCATGTTTGCCCTGGCCATCTACGACACGCGGGCCAAGACGCTATTTTTGGCCCGGGACCGTTTTGGCATAAAGCCCCTGTATTACACCCGGCTTGCCGGAAGGCTCTATTTCGCCTCGGAGATTAAGGCCCTTCTGACCGTGCCCGGGCTGTCCCGGGCCGTGCGCCGGCAAAGCCTGTTCGACTACCTGGCCTTTAATCGCACCGACATCCACGACGAGACGTTTTTCGAGCACGTCTCCCGCCTGCCCAAGGGCTGTCGCGCAATCTGCGATGCCTTGGGCGGGCTTTCCATCGAGACCTGGTGGTCGCCGCTGCCGTTTCTCGACACCGCTGTCGCCGCTTCGCCCGAGGAGACCCGGCGCGAAGTGGAGGCGCTTTTCATCGATGCGGCCCGGCTGCGCCTGCGAAGCGACGTGCCTGTAGGGTCAAGCCTGAGCGGCGGCCTGGATTCGTCCATCCTGGTCGGCGTGCTCCACGACCGACTCACCCCGCCGAGCCCTTACCACTGTTTCACCGCCGTCTATCCCGGCGACCCGGTGGACGAGACTCGCTACGTGGACGCCCTGGCCGGGCGCTATCCCTTTCTCGGCCACCGGGTCGCGCCGACCGCTGCCGAAACCTTAGCCGATCTGCCCGATTTCGTGCGGGCCAACGACGAACCGACCACCGGCCCGTCTTTCTACGCCCAGTACAGGGTAATGCGGCTGGCCCGGGAAGCCGGCGTGGTGGTGGTGCTCGACGGCCAGGGGGCGGACGAAATTTTTGCCGGTTATCAGTATTTCCACGGTTTTTACATGTATGGCCTGTTGCGCCGGGGACGATTATCCCGGCTCGCGGCCGAGCTATGGGGCGTGGCAACCCGGCGACAGCACCCAAGCGCCGTACAGACGCTTGCCTATCAGATGTTGCCAGAGGCCGTGCGCACGACTCTTTTGCGACGCACCGTGCCGCACCTGCGCCGAGACTTCTTCGAGGCGCATATCGGCCAAAGCCGCATCCAGCGTGAGTTTTTCCGGGCCAAGGGGCTCAATCACAGCCTGGCTCTGCATTTCCTCTACAAACTCGAACACCTGCTGCGCATGGAGGACCGCAACTCCATGGCCTTTTCCCTGGAAGCCCGGGTACCCTACCTGGACTACCGGCTGGTGGAACGGCTGCTGGCTACGCCAGAAGAGGCGAAAATCCGAGGCGGCGAAACCAAGGTGCTGCAAAAGCAGGCCCTGGGCCGTTACACCGTGCCCGAGATCCTGGCCCGCACCGACAAGCTCGGCTTCGCCACCCCCGAAGCGCGCTGGATGAGCGCGCCAGGCTGGCGGGAGCGCATTACGGTCAGCATGGATACCCTTTCCCGGGCTTTCCCAGACGTCTTCGCCTTTCTCCCGGGCTGCCATCCAGCTCCCCAGGAAGCCTGGAAGTTTTGCCAACTGGCCACCTGGCTGGAACTGTTCGGTTGAGGGGCTTTTTGCCGGCTGGCGCGCTGGCGCAATTTCCGCTAAGGCTCTTGCCGCCATGAACGTTCTTGTCGATATCGGCCATCCGGCCCACGTGCACTTTTTTCGCCACGCCGTGGCGGAGCTTCGCGACCGGGGCCATGACGTACGTCTGGCCGCCCGGGAGTTGCCTGTGGCCCTGGAGCTTTTGCGGGCTTACGGCCTGTCTTGCCGGGTCGTCGGAGCCAAGCGCCGCGGGGCGCTCGGTCTGGCCCTGGAGCTGGCCTGCCACGGCGCGGGCCTGCTCGCCATGACCCTGAGCTGGCGGCCGGATGTGGCCACGGCCATCGGCGGCACGCTCATGGTGGGGCCAGCCCGCTTGCGCCGCTGCCGGGTGGTGGTTTGGGACGACACGGACACGGCGGTCATGGAAAATCGCATTACCCATCCGCTCGCCCACCGGATCATGACCCCGGATGTTTACCCGATGGCCCTCGGGCCCAGGCAGACCCGCTACCACGGCCTGCATGAACTGGCCTACCTGCATCCCAAGCGCTTCCGCCCCAATCCGGCCACGCTGACCCGTTACGGCCTGTCACCAGACACACCCTACGCCGTGGTTCGTCTGGGCGCCTTCGAGGCCGGTCATGACCTCGCCGTGCGCCGGCACCCTCCCGAGGCCCTGGCCGCTGTCATCAGGGAACTGGCGGAGCGCGGCGAGGTCGTGCTCGTACCCGAGGGAGATGTTCCCGCAGTCCTGACCGGCTACGTCAAACGGCCCCGTCCCGAGGACTTCCATGATCTGCTCGCCTTTGCCACTTTTTGTCTGACCGAAGGCGCGACCACAGCCAGTGAAGCGGCTATCCTCGGCACTCCGGCCCTGTATGTAAATCCGATTGTAACCTGTTATATCCGCGACATGGCCGATCGGGGCCTGCTGACCGTGGCCGTACCGGGCCAGGACTTATTCGCCGCTTTTGCCGCCGCATCCGCCCGCTCCGTGCCCGAAGCCCGCCGCAAGGCCACAGACATCTTTGACGCCTACGAGGATGTATCCGCTCTGATCGTGGACGTCCTTGAGGGGAGGCGCTAAGAGCTCCATGGTTATGCCATTGCCCCCGGTGCCAAGGCTCCTTAAGGCCTTGCGTTCGCTTTTACGCTTCGCCGCCGCCCATTGTCCGGTGCATGGGGTGCGCGTGGCGTTGCTGCGCCGTTCGGGTATCCACATCGGTCCCCGGGCCTACGTCAATCTGGGATTCGTCGCCGTGGACGGGTTTCGTCCGGGATTGGTCAGTATCGGCGAAGAGGCCTCTCTCGCCCCGGGGGTGGCCCTGGTGGGGGAGGCCAGCCCCAACAATTCTTTTCTCGGACGCCGCTATGACGTCATCCGGCGCGCTCCGGTCGTTATCAGCGACGGCGCCTGGCTCGGGGTCAACGCGGTGGTCTTGCCCGGTGTCACCGTCGGCCGGGGGGCGATTGTCGGCGCCGGGGCCGTGGTTACCCGCGATGTGCCGGACTTCGCCATCGCCGCCGGCGTGCCGGCCCGGGTCATCGGCGACGTCCGGGATCGCCCCAAGCGAGGCAACGATGTCCGGTAAACCGGCCCTTGCCGTCACCGTGGATATGGACGAGTGGTACCACTGCCGTTGGGCGACCGGCTCCCCCCGGTCACGCTGGCGGACCACGGAAGCGTTTTTTCGCGACCGCTACGGTGCCGATTGTCCGGCAGGGGAAATTCGCGAGCCCATGGCCCGGGTCCTGGCGCTTTTCACCCGGCATGGCGTGCGCGCCACCTTCTTCATCCTGGGCGAGATGGCCCAGGCCTATCCCGATCTGGTCCGGGATGTGGTGGCCGCCGGGCATGAAGTCGCCTGCCACGGCATGCACCATGTGGATCTTGGCGAACGTCAGGCCTTCACCGACGACCTGCGCCGGGCCAAGGGCATCCTGGAGGACGTCTCCGGCCAGGCGGTAACCGGCTTTCGTGCCCCGAACCTCATCTTGCGCCCCTGGGTGCTCGATATCCTGCACGACCTCGGCTTCGCGTACGATTCCTCGGTATGCCCCTCGCGGGCCCTTTTCGGGAAATACGAGGGGCTTTCCGAGGCCCCGCAAACGCCCTATCGCCCGGCGGCTGGCGATCCGGCTCGGCGTGGCGGCCATCCGGTCGTCGAAATTCCCATCCCTGCCTTTCCGGTTTTGAAGCTTCCGGCCGCCACCGGCATCATGACCCGGGTAGCCGGAAGCTGGTGGTGTCGGATCGGGCTTGGCCGGGCGCTCCGCAAGGGCGCGGCCTGCTATTATTTCCATCCCTACGAAATCGCTCCGGCCCCGAAGTTCCCGGGCAAGCCCCTCAAGGTCCGCCTGTTTTTACGTCGTACGGGTCCCTGGCTGGAACGGACCCTGGATCGGCTGCTGCGAGACCTAAATGTGCGTTTGCTCACGGCCGGGGAACTGGCCGCCGAAACCGCGGAGAAATACCCGTGCGCGTAAGCGAAGAGGCGTACGGCGGCCGGGAGGCCTGGGACGCCTATGTCGCCAGCCGTCCGGAGAGCCTTTTCTACCATCGGCAGGTCTGGCGGCTGGCCGTGGAAAACGCCTACGGCGAACGTGCCTTCTACTTGGCGGCCCGAAATGAGGATGGAGTGTTGGCCGGGGTACTGCCCCTTTTTCTGGTCGGCCCGTGCAAGAGCCGCCGCCGACTCCTCTCCCTGCCCCATGCCCCGGCGGCCGGTCTCCTGGCCGATACCCCGGAGATCGCCCGGGCGCTCGAGGCCGGTGCCCTCGAACTGGCCGGTCGGCTGTGCGGCGGGCGCATGCACTGGCGCGACCAGCCTGCGCCGCAGCCCGATTCGCAGTGGCCGGGGCTGGCCACCTATCGCCTGCCGCTGCCCGAAACCGCCGAAGCCTTGTGGCGCGGATTCCGCTCGGAAATCCGGAACAGAACGCGGAAAGCGCAAAAAAACGGGGTGACCGTGCGCGAAGGCCGGGAGCTGTTGCCGAACTTCTACCGCATTTACGAGCGACACATGCGCGAACTCGGCACCCCGCCCCACCCACCGATCTTTTTTTCGACCCTGGCCGACGCAGAACCAAAGCGGCTGACAGTCAGCCTGGCCATGCTCGGGGAGGAACCCATCGCCGGCATGATTCGGGTTCGCCACGGCGATGTGGCCACGGCTGTGTGGGTCAGTTCCCTGGCACGTTACAATGCCGCCAGTCCGGTCAATCTTTTGTACTGGGAAGCCATGAGTGATGCCATCGCCACGGGCGCGCGCCTGTTCGATTTCGGCCGGGGACGACCGGGGGCCGGCCCGACAGTTTTCAAAATCCGCTACGGCGCCATCCCCCATCCCCTGACACGCCATGTCTGGCCGTTTATACCGGCCGACCCCGTTGCTGAAGCGGCGATTTCTCCGTTTATGGAAACCGTCTCCCGGCTGTGGCGGCATCTGCCTCTGCCCGTTGCCACGTCCCTTGGCCGGCGCGCCAGGAGATATCTGCCGTGACGTCCCGGGTTCCCTGGCGGGAAAACACCTTGTTGGCCGCCCTGGTCCTGGTTGGCGGCGTGCTGCTCGCCGTTTTTTCCGAACGCATCTTCGCCGGCGGCGGCCTCGGCTACGACGGCTGTTCCTACGGGGCCATCATCACCCGTTATGCCGATGTGCGCTCCGGAGCCCTGGCCCTCAATTCGGGCCTCTATTTTCGCGTGGTGCCGGCACTGGTCATCCGGGCCGTCATGATGGCCCTGGGCATCCCGCTGACGGTACCCCATGTGATTACCGCGTTCCAAATCATAAACGTCGCTCTCTTGGCCCTTGGAGCCTGGCTCTTCGGCAACTGCTGCGACCGGATCGGGCTTTCACGTGACGGGAAAATCCTGGGGTTCATCGGTATCTTCATCAACTACGTTGTGCTCAAATACTCCTCCTATTATCCGGTGCTGCTCGACACCACCTCGCTGGTCCTGGGCATCGTCCTGGCTTGGCTGTACTTATCGCGTCGGACGTGGTGGCTGCTGCCAGCGGGCATCGGGGCATTTTTTATCGGCCCCAATGTCGGGCTCCAGGCTTTCTTGCTGTTTCTGCTTCCAGCCAGAAAGGAGGCGCAAACGCCGCCGCGACTTCCCCGCCCGGTGGCAGCCACTTTGAGTCTGGCCATGGTGGTCGGTTGTTGGTGGCTCCTCGCCACGGGCGCTCCCCACAATATGGAGGCGATGGCCATCGCCCTGGCCGCCATCGGCGGAGCAACCTATTGTCTGAGCCGGGCAGCCGGATTTTCCCCCGCCGATCTGCTGCGACCTGGCATGCTCATTCGCCTGGGGCTGGTGGCCGGGCTGGTCCTCGCACTGACCGTGCTGCCCCGGCTTTTTCCGACCTTGGCCGCTTTCGACTGGGTGGCCCTCTTTTTCCAATATGCCCGAACGGTGTTGCAAAACAGCGTGGTGCGCCCCGGCGAATTTGTGGTCGCCCATACCTTGTATTTTGGCCCCATCATGCTGGCCGTCGTTTGTCTTTTCGGTCCTGTTTGCCGGGCGGCGCGACGGCTTGGCGGCGGTTGGCTTCTGGTTGTGGCCTTCGGGACTTTACAGGGCCTCAACCCCCTGTCGCGCCAGATGGTTGGCATCCTCCCATTCCTGGTGCTGCCGGTGTGCCTGGTCCTGGATTCCCGGCCGCTTCCCCGGCTTTTTTTATGGGGCATGGCCGCCGCCTCGCTTGCGGGCTCCAAAGTATGGCAACACATCAATGCCGGTGCCGACTTCAACCTGCCGATGGAAAAGCAGCCCGCCGTCTGGAGCCGCTATCTGGAAAGCACGGGGTATTGGATGCGCGAAGCAGATTATCGGGTGCAAGGCGTGGTGGTGTTGGCCGCCTTGATCCTCATGGCCGCGACGTTGTGGCGGATGCGCTTCACGCGGCGAACCTGATGTTATGCGGCTCATACATGCATATTCTGCTTGACGACGACAACGTGCCCCGTCAAACCGGTCTTGAAATCAGTTACGCCGTTGTCGGAATCATGGAACCCAGTCACAAAACAAAAAAAAGAACGCGGCTTTGCGGCTCCCTTGCGGCAGTAACGCCAGAGACTGGATATCAGGACCTGGCGAGCGGTGCATTGCCTCTTTTCATCCCCGGACAGTATCGTTTTCCCGGTCGGGAAAATCCCATTCTTTCCCAGCGTAGCGACAGGTGTGTCCAACGGTCGCGTTGCGTGAGGGCCTGGCAGTGCCTTGGTATCCCGGAACAAAGGACGCGGCATCTCGTCAGGCTTGACCGCGCCAAACCTTCACCGTGTCCCCTCTGGGGCGCGCTTCGGACCATCGTATGAATATTCCGTTTATCGACCTCAAGACCCAGTTCACCCGTCTCGAGCCAGAAATTCGCAAACGCCTCGACGCCGTCCTCGAGCACGGCCGCTTCATCATGGGGCCGGAAGTCGCCGAGCTGGAAAAAGCGTTGGCCGCCTTTGTCGGGACCAAACACGCCGTGTCCTGCGCCTCGGGCACCGAGGCCCTGCTCATGCCGCTTATGGCCTGGGGAATCGGGCCGGGCGACGCCGTTTTTACCACGCCGTTCACCTTTATCGCCACAGCCGAGGTCATCGCCCTGCTCGGCGCCACACCCGTCTTCGTCGATATCGACCCGGCCACCTACAACCTCGATCCGGCCAAGCTGGCCCTGGCCGCGGCTGCGGTCAAAGCGCAGGACCCGACCATATATCCCCTGCCCCAAGCCGCCCTGGATAATAAACTCACCCCGCGGGCCGTCATCCCCGTGGATCTCTTCGGCCTGCCCTGCGATGCCGACGCCCTGGCCACTATCGCGGCCGAAAACGACCTGCTTATCCTGGAAGACGCGGCCCAAGGGTTTGGCGGCGTGTACAAGGGTCGCAAGGCCGGCAGTCTGGGCACGGCCGGCGCCACCAGCTTTTTCCCGGCCAAGCCGCTGGGCTGCTTCGGCGACGGCGGCGCCGTGTTCACCGATGACGACACTCTGGCCGGTCTGCTCGAATCCATCCGGGTACACGGCAAAGGATCGGCCAAATACGACAACGTGCGCGTGGGCTTAAACGCCCGCCTGGATACCATGCAGGCCGCCGTGCTCCTGGCCAAGCTGCCGGCCTTCCCGGCCGAGCTCGATGCCCGCGACGCCGTGGCCGCCCGCTATGCCGAGAATCTTTCCGGCCTGCCCGACCTCACGCTGCCGACCATTCCCAATGGCTGCCGCAGCGCCTGGGCCCAATACACCTTGGCGTCCCCACGCCGCGACGCCATCATAGCCGCCCTGCGCGAGGAAGGCATCCCGAGTATGATCTATTATCCCAAGTCATTGCACGAGCAGACCGCTTTTGTCGGCCTGGGCTACGCACCGCAGGATTTTCCGGCCAGCCCGGCCGCCAGCGCCAACGTTTTCAGCCTGCCCATGCATCCCTATCTCGACGCCGCCACCCAGGATCGCATCTGCGCCGCCCTGGCCAAGGCTGTGCGCTAGCCAAGGAGACAGCCATGTCGGAGTTTACCGAAAAGCCCGCCAATCCGTTGGGTGTGGCCGTCATCGGCGCTGGCTACTGGGGCAAGAACCTCGTACGCAATTTCCATAATCTCGGGGCGCTACGCGGCATCTGCGACGCTGCGGCCGAACGCCGCGACAGCTTTGCGGCCGCCTGCCCCGAAGTGCCGCTTTTTGCCGACGAGGCAAGCGTCCTGGCCGACCCGGCCGTGGCTGGCGTAGCCATCGCCACTCCGGCCGAAACCCACTACGCCGTGGCCAAGGCGGCCCTTCTCGCCGGCAAGCACGTATTGGTGGAAAAGCCCATGACCCTGGCCGAATCCGAGGCCCGGGAACTGATCTCGTTGGCTGGACAAAAGGGGCTGACGCTGATGGTCGGCCACCTGCTTCAGTACCATCCCCATTTCCTGGCGCTCAAGGAAATGGCCGCCAGCGGCGAACTCGGGCGCATCGACTACATTTATTCCAACCGGCTTAATCTGGGTAAAATTCGGCGCGAGGAAAACATCCTCTGGTCGTTCGCTCCCCATGACATTTCCATGATTCTGACCCTTGCCGGTGGCGAGCCGCAAGCCGTCCAAACCATCGGCGGCTACTACCTGCACCATGCCATCGCCGACGTGACCACCACGCACATGGAATTCGCCTCAGGGCTCAAGGCGCATATCTTCGTGTCCTGGTTGCATCCGTTCAAGGAACAAAAACTGGTCGTCGTGGGCGAGCGCAAGATGGCCGTGTTCGACGACACGTTGCCCTGGGATGAGAAATTGCAACTTTACCCCCATGCTATCCGCTGGGAAAACCAGATGCCGGTGCCGGTCAAAGCCGAAGCCCAGAAGGTGGAGATCGCGCAAGGCGAACCGCTACGGTTGGAATGCCAGCATTTCCTCGAGTGCATGGCCTCGGGGCGCGCACCCCGCACCGACGGGGCCGAAGGGCTGCGGGTGCTGCGGGTGCTCAACGCCAGCCAGAAGTCCCTGGAATCCGGCGCGACGCGGGTTATGCTCACGGCGGAAACGCCCCCCCTCGCGCCCGAATACTTCGTCCACCCCACAGCCGTCATCGACTCTGGGGCCACGGTTGGAGCCGGCTGCAAAATCTGGCATTTTAGCCATGTGCTCAAGGGTTCGCAGGTCGGCAGGAAATGCAACATCGGCCAGAATGTCGTCATCGGGCCGGATGTCACCGTGGGTTCAGGCTGCAAGATCCAAAACAATGTTTCCGTCTACCAGGGCGTCACCCTGGAAGACGACGTCTTTTGCGGTCCGTCCATGGTCTTCACCAACATCTTCAACCCCCGGGCCCACATCTCGCGGATGCACGAAGTGCGGCAGACTTTGGTCAAAAAAGGTGTCACCATGGGCGCCAATTGCACCATCGTCTGCGGCCATGTCGTCGGGCGTTACGCCTTTGTGGGCGCCGGTTCCGTCGTCACCCGCGACGTCCCGGACCATGCCCTCGTGGTCGGCAATCCGGCCCGGCGTATCGGTTGGATGTGCGCTTGCGGTGAAAAGTTGGATGCGGACCTGCGCTGCCCGGTTTGCCATACGAAGTATGTCGAGGAAGAATCGGGCCTGCGCCCGGCGTAGTAGGCCTAATGCCCTGGTAGCTGCGATAAGTGCCAACTTTTAACATGACATGATGT harbors:
- a CDS encoding acyltransferase: MTERLRDYMDASGPGALGAYLRTRARNPWRYVLEQFPQWLTGFLPGLPGIAVRHVLYQSLFAAGSGAPVIEAGAEFFHMDAIVLGPSVYIDRGARLHASAAVITIAGGCRIMRGAYVCSYVSNAVPDEGITLGPRCWVGINAVLASGRGGLTLGENVLVGPGAILVTGDHDFRRHDLATLDQEYAGRPITVGDNVWIGAGATVLGGVSIGDRAVVAAGAVVNRDVAPGAVVGGVPARPLS
- a CDS encoding B12-binding domain-containing radical SAM protein — translated: MKVLLLNVPDAHVGKTTDDWDLEATDIGVFPPMGILYLAGVLRAGGRHDIGLVDCILDRLTPDAAARRAADFDPDVVGLTVYTPTLYDALILTRRLRELAPRAKIVWGGPHTSLFPDESMAQPEVDFLVTGEAEESFPAFLDALEEGRSFEDIPGIYWREAGAVRRSGDPGYVKDIESIPFPAYDLLPYKRYFSAIGTGLPVGTICSSRGCPFHCTFCCKPYSTYRSRSVDNILDEMAVYYERGIREFFFFDDLFNASAKRVAAISQGILDRGFRVVWAFRGRVDAVTEDMLRLAKKSGCRQALFGVEDATDEGLKRINKKITVEQVRRAIKLCRKVGILTSTNWIIGFPHHKTQEDILHLIDTAVSIDSDFAQFNIMIAYYGTAIFQEGVDKGLFPADIWRAHAANPVPNFVEPIWEEHLSRAELSKLLKLCYRRFYFRPLPILRKFLRVRRASELALFAKGALTLLGIKGYHRKRHKEGESQFAEPAKPQEQ
- the asnB gene encoding asparagine synthase (glutamine-hydrolyzing), producing the protein MCGICGVFAPDRIGPEHRRLIETQNDIMRHRGPDATGIFADAHCALGHRRLAIIDLSADGRQPFASPDGRYQMVFNGEIFNYIELRDELANRGRVFTTKTDTEVLLAAYETWGPQCLSRLNGMFALAIYDTRAKTLFLARDRFGIKPLYYTRLAGRLYFASEIKALLTVPGLSRAVRRQSLFDYLAFNRTDIHDETFFEHVSRLPKGCRAICDALGGLSIETWWSPLPFLDTAVAASPEETRREVEALFIDAARLRLRSDVPVGSSLSGGLDSSILVGVLHDRLTPPSPYHCFTAVYPGDPVDETRYVDALAGRYPFLGHRVAPTAAETLADLPDFVRANDEPTTGPSFYAQYRVMRLAREAGVVVVLDGQGADEIFAGYQYFHGFYMYGLLRRGRLSRLAAELWGVATRRQHPSAVQTLAYQMLPEAVRTTLLRRTVPHLRRDFFEAHIGQSRIQREFFRAKGLNHSLALHFLYKLEHLLRMEDRNSMAFSLEARVPYLDYRLVERLLATPEEAKIRGGETKVLQKQALGRYTVPEILARTDKLGFATPEARWMSAPGWRERITVSMDTLSRAFPDVFAFLPGCHPAPQEAWKFCQLATWLELFG
- a CDS encoding DUF354 domain-containing protein: MNVLVDIGHPAHVHFFRHAVAELRDRGHDVRLAARELPVALELLRAYGLSCRVVGAKRRGALGLALELACHGAGLLAMTLSWRPDVATAIGGTLMVGPARLRRCRVVVWDDTDTAVMENRITHPLAHRIMTPDVYPMALGPRQTRYHGLHELAYLHPKRFRPNPATLTRYGLSPDTPYAVVRLGAFEAGHDLAVRRHPPEALAAVIRELAERGEVVLVPEGDVPAVLTGYVKRPRPEDFHDLLAFATFCLTEGATTASEAAILGTPALYVNPIVTCYIRDMADRGLLTVAVPGQDLFAAFAAASARSVPEARRKATDIFDAYEDVSALIVDVLEGRR
- a CDS encoding acyltransferase; protein product: MPLPPVPRLLKALRSLLRFAAAHCPVHGVRVALLRRSGIHIGPRAYVNLGFVAVDGFRPGLVSIGEEASLAPGVALVGEASPNNSFLGRRYDVIRRAPVVISDGAWLGVNAVVLPGVTVGRGAIVGAGAVVTRDVPDFAIAAGVPARVIGDVRDRPKRGNDVR
- a CDS encoding polysaccharide deacetylase family protein, with product MSGKPALAVTVDMDEWYHCRWATGSPRSRWRTTEAFFRDRYGADCPAGEIREPMARVLALFTRHGVRATFFILGEMAQAYPDLVRDVVAAGHEVACHGMHHVDLGERQAFTDDLRRAKGILEDVSGQAVTGFRAPNLILRPWVLDILHDLGFAYDSSVCPSRALFGKYEGLSEAPQTPYRPAAGDPARRGGHPVVEIPIPAFPVLKLPAATGIMTRVAGSWWCRIGLGRALRKGAACYYFHPYEIAPAPKFPGKPLKVRLFLRRTGPWLERTLDRLLRDLNVRLLTAGELAAETAEKYPCA
- a CDS encoding GNAT family N-acetyltransferase codes for the protein MRVSEEAYGGREAWDAYVASRPESLFYHRQVWRLAVENAYGERAFYLAARNEDGVLAGVLPLFLVGPCKSRRRLLSLPHAPAAGLLADTPEIARALEAGALELAGRLCGGRMHWRDQPAPQPDSQWPGLATYRLPLPETAEALWRGFRSEIRNRTRKAQKNGVTVREGRELLPNFYRIYERHMRELGTPPHPPIFFSTLADAEPKRLTVSLAMLGEEPIAGMIRVRHGDVATAVWVSSLARYNAASPVNLLYWEAMSDAIATGARLFDFGRGRPGAGPTVFKIRYGAIPHPLTRHVWPFIPADPVAEAAISPFMETVSRLWRHLPLPVATSLGRRARRYLP